In the Pseudanabaena sp. PCC 7367 genome, one interval contains:
- a CDS encoding ABC transporter ATP-binding protein: MNVPPALILDRVTKRFENGVVALQDVNLKVAQSEFVSLVGPSGCGKSTLLRIVAGLRSLSAGQVEWVDRQLKKQIAFVFQEPALMPWATVQDNVRLPLKLSGIGRREANKLVTSVLQLVGLENFAQSYPRQLSGGMKMRVSIARALVTSPQMLLMDEPFGALDDITRTSLNDELLNFWSQEKWTVMFVTHNIYEAVYLSSRVVIMAARPGRIVAEVAIDQPYPRQPEFRTSQAFSHYCQQVSAQLAQAMMT, translated from the coding sequence ATGAATGTTCCCCCCGCCCTGATTCTCGATCGCGTTACCAAACGGTTTGAAAATGGTGTTGTAGCCCTTCAAGATGTGAATCTGAAAGTGGCGCAATCGGAGTTTGTCTCGTTGGTGGGGCCCTCTGGTTGCGGCAAAAGTACGCTGCTGCGGATTGTGGCCGGATTACGATCGCTCAGTGCTGGTCAGGTGGAATGGGTCGATCGCCAACTAAAAAAGCAGATCGCGTTTGTGTTTCAAGAACCCGCTCTGATGCCCTGGGCTACGGTACAAGATAATGTGCGATTGCCACTGAAGCTAAGTGGAATCGGTCGGCGTGAGGCAAATAAACTGGTAACCAGCGTGTTGCAACTGGTGGGGCTAGAAAACTTTGCCCAATCCTACCCGCGCCAGCTTTCCGGCGGTATGAAAATGCGGGTTTCGATCGCCAGAGCCCTGGTTACTTCGCCCCAGATGTTACTCATGGACGAGCCCTTTGGTGCGCTCGATGATATTACCCGCACCAGCCTGAACGATGAGCTGCTGAATTTCTGGAGCCAGGAAAAATGGACAGTGATGTTTGTCACCCACAACATATATGAGGCGGTATATTTATCCAGTCGAGTAGTGATCATGGCAGCGCGACCGGGGCGGATTGTGGCCGAAGTGGCGATCGATCAGCCCTATCCCCGTCAGCCGGAATTTCGCACCTCTCAAGCCTTTAGCCACTATTGCCAACAGGTATCGGCGCAACTGGCTCAGGCGATGATGACTTAA
- a CDS encoding VOC family protein, with translation MNLKRLGHVAVCVKDIPAAVDFYQKLGMELAWQDNDWAYLKAGDDGLALLGPEYRQAGAHFGFVFSDRTELEQHHTRLTESGVRVGKIHDHRDGTASFYSKDPDNNTFEFLYEPIS, from the coding sequence ATGAACCTGAAGCGATTGGGGCATGTGGCGGTCTGTGTTAAAGACATCCCCGCAGCAGTAGACTTTTATCAGAAATTAGGCATGGAATTGGCCTGGCAAGATAATGATTGGGCCTATTTAAAAGCTGGCGATGATGGCCTGGCTCTGTTGGGGCCTGAATATCGTCAGGCAGGCGCGCACTTTGGCTTTGTGTTTAGCGATCGCACCGAACTAGAGCAACACCATACCCGCCTAACTGAATCAGGGGTCAGGGTAGGGAAAATTCACGATCACCGCGATGGAACAGCTTCGTTCTATAGTAAAGATCCAGACAATAACACCTTTGAATTTCTCTACGAGCCGATATCATGA